The Alnus glutinosa chromosome 10, dhAlnGlut1.1, whole genome shotgun sequence DNA window CAGGGTGCTCAAGAACCATGGGAAAAATTGTTAGAGCCAGAAGcatgatttttggaaaatgagtTACCTCGAAAAGGAATGTGTTGAGTGTTGTTGCGAGACTGGCTGGAAAATCTTCCTCTGTTTGGTTGGGAGGCAGGGCCATGGGAGCCATGAGGCTTTGGCTTGTGAGATTATAAGGCAAACTTGCCTAAATCTGTAGGAGATGACTGTTGCTGCTAATGCTGTCCAAGGAGCATTTCATGATTAAGTAGGTCCATTTGAAAGTCATCAAAGGAGGCAGTAGAATCTCGATTGATGATGTTATAAGTTGTAATGAATCCGATGTAGGATGAGCTGAGGCCACTCATGAGATAGGAGATCAAGTCATCCTCATCAACTGGTTTCCCCACTGCATTGAGTTGATCAGCCCAAGACTTGGCTTGAAGCAAATATACTGAGCAGGTTTGAGAACTTTGCTACAAAGATTGAAGTTGTTTCTTCAAATAAGATGTTCTTGCCTTCGATTGAGATGCAAACTAAGAGGCAAGAGTGGTCCACACCTGTCGAGCAGTGTTTAATCCATAGATGGAAGACAATACACTATTGGACAGTGTTGTGGTGAACTAGGACACAATATATTGGTCATTTTTCTGCCATAGTGAATGTACAGGAGAAACATTGAAGGTTAGTTTTCTTGACTCATCACACAGAAATTTTGATGGGCATGACTCAGTGCCATCCACAATACCCATTAGTTCATAGCTTTTGAGAATGAGGGTGAATTGAGATACCCAATTCAAATAGCTACCGGGTCCTTCTAATTTCTTGAAGGAAAACGAAGTGAAGCTAGGAAGTTGGAGAGTGGTAGTAGCGGAATCTGTGGATGAAGAAGCCATTGGAGGATCTGTGGTGTTAGCCAagaggctttgataccatgaaaagAAATGGACTGAATGAGAATTATGTATTATTGAAAAATGCTTCCTTGCTTGCATTACAATGTGATATGCTAGGTATTATATACACAAACTGTCCTAAGTTATCGTTGCTGTATACATAGTAAATGGTGTCAAATATAAACTAATAATGGACATGACTAATATTGATTTGTTAGGATACTGATTGTCTTTCCTTGTACATGGATATGATATCCTTGACCATTGCAGATTGTTCCTTTCCTTGTTGAGCAGATATTGCATGATAATTGCTGGATGGTGATGCGTAtgattctttccttttatggtCTTGACAGGTTGGAGCTGGAGGCACGACAGTCATGGCTGGATGTGCTGAATATGGTTTAACACCAATTGCTTTCTTTGGAATCCACTCCAAAACATAATACCACCCCTCTTTTCAGATGAGCCTGTGACTGAAGCAGAAAACTTAAAGCATCACACATCCACAGAATGCATACGCATAGAGATGACACCACAATATCAAGAAGCTTAAGAACATACCCAAATACGACACATTAATTCCAATGGATTGCTGGCCAGGTATGATAAGTTCGCATGCAAAATGATAAATGAGAAAACATAAACCATATATagaagttcttagttcaataatGCTACCAGTTTCTCTATATGCTTCGAGGATGAACTTGTTAAGAGACTCACAAATTGTCCAAAGActcaatctcattaaaatcTCATGATAGGCCTAATGTAGGTCAACTACAAGGCAAATTCTCGGGGTGAAAACATAGGGGAATAATAAGCGGCCGCATCCGCTATTTGCATATGCGAATGTGGTTAGCAAAAACAGGGTACGCAAATgcagttaataaccgcatccgcattccctttacatataatatatatcatatatatttagttaaattcactaaaacaatgtcgttttgaatttgatatgtTTCGGACCTTTAAGttattttaggattttttcaCAATCATCTCAAAATCATATCTCactacatttactttttttcttttttttgggtaatcaAAATCCTGAATACTCTATGAGATATTGACCATCAATATAATCATGAATTGTGtgacaagtgaaatcttaatttatttaaacttgcatatagtaataaccgtattatttaatctttcatatagatttagatagtaatccaaaCCGCCTATTACCTCATATgtggatagcggataataaccgcattcaATAACCGTGCGAATGCGGATATTTAAAAGTGATACCCGCGTTATGCGGAAGCAAATATTGCTAATAACTGTATCCGCATTCACATTTTCACCCCTAGCAAATTCACTGGGCATAAAGTGCCTTGTGCCTTCAGCACACATGCCAAAGACATTAAGCACATTGAGAAATAGACACTCGTGATAGAATCGTCTTGGTGTCAAGCTAGGATGTTCCATCACGCATAAAAATAGGCTGTGAGCAAAAACAAAAGCCATACAAATCAGTCATTGCCTGCATTTCAgggtcatttttctcttttcaggGTTGGTACGGAAGAGGGAGTTCAAACACAAGGGGCGATATGTGAGTTATGATTTTGTTTGGAATCTAAAAACTATGTCATACCATAATATTTGATACTTTGTCTTGGACATCACATTGTCCATGTCAAAACAGAGTAAGATAATACAAATCCATTAACTTACTTTTTCGCCATACAATACCTAATAaattgaaaatgctttaactgcCAACTATGACAAGCATCAAATTGGAAGTCAAAACGTTACAAGTTTTCCATCCGGCGTACCTTTTCAGACTGAAATCTGACATGAAGCAGACATCTTACCCTGATATACCTTCAACAATTGAGGAACATCATCCCGAAATCTGATCACAAACTTCTCCAAAAACACCCTCTCACTCGGTAGCAAGAAAGTCCCCAAGGCCAAGTTATTCTTGACCAAACCCTTGGCTAGCAAAATTTGAACAACCGACCACCGAGGGATAATTCTTTTTTCCAAGCTTAAATTTATAACTCGAGGATTTGTAGCAACATCTGTTGATGTCCAACCACTTTTGTTCACAAGGAAATCCATTGTTTTCGTCATATTCTCTTCTGAAACTACCAAACAATTTGGATGCCTTTTAAATGCTGCGAGGGCCGTGTCCCTTGACCAACCCCACCTCTTATAAAGCTCCAATCTTGATTCCAGCTTTGGTTTACTCATCTTCAATAATGCTTGGATTGCCAGGACAAACACCGTTTTTAAGGGATCGAATCCCATTTCCGTAACCTGGTGGGCAGCCTCAGCAAACCTAGTATGCTTAATAAACGCTGTAGAGGGATGATTACTTACCAAGAATGAGATTGTAGATAGAGGCGCTCCAAGTTGTCTCATAAGTGCAATATTAGGAGCCATAGTATTCGTTACATCGGATAGAAAAGCCCGTGGTGAGCGCTTGAAAGTTGTCAGGACTTTCTCGTCAACAAGTACAGTCTTAAGGAAATCATAGGACCCGATAAGACGTTTCTTTAAGTTGGTTTTGAACAGTAATGTGTTTGAAGCAATGATGGTAGTGAGGTCGGAGCTCGAAATCCCTATGGAACGGATAAGCTCAATCTTGGGCAAAAGGGTCTTCTCCGGGTGAGCTAAAAGAACCAGTGGATGACTCCTGACGATTTGGGAGATCTGGGCATTGCTGAATCCATTCTCTTTAAGAAAATTCAGCACTGAGTCTGGTTTCTCTGGGTTCTGAAATACTACGCTCCGGGATGCTAAAATTGCAGATTTTGCGGACAACCCACAAGAGTTAATGAGGTAAGACACTACAAAAGAATGTTTTTCCTCTTCTGGTTTTTCATTAGATTCAACTAAACTACCAACTGATGTAAACGATTTGACAATAAAGACACCAGTTTGCTGAAGAAAACCCAAATGGGTCCTCCTGTGTTTGAGTACTAGTAGCTGTCTTGAACAGAGAAAACCAAACATAACTGACTCACCAAAATATTTCCTGAGATAGCTTAAACTGGGCTC harbors:
- the LOC133880165 gene encoding uncharacterized protein LOC133880165, translated to MFGFLCSRQLLVLKHRRTHLGFLQQTGVFIVKSFTSVGSLVESNEKPEEEKHSFVVSYLINSCGLSAKSAILASRSVVFQNPEKPDSVLNFLKENGFSNAQISQIVRSHPLVLLAHPEKTLLPKIELIRSIGISSSDLTTIIASNTLLFKTNLKKRLIGSYDFLKTVLVDEKVLTTFKRSPRAFLSDVTNTMAPNIALMRQLGAPLSTISFLVSNHPSTAFIKHTRFAEAAHQVTEMGFDPLKTVFVLAIQALLKMSKPKLESRLELYKRWGWSRDTALAAFKRHPNCLVVSEENMTKTMDFLVNKSGWTSTDVATNPRVINLSLEKRIIPRWSVVQILLAKGLVKNNLALGTFLLPSERVFLEKFVIRFRDDVPQLLKVYQGKMSASCQISV